The genome window GCCGTATTCGCACACTTTTTTGTGGTCCTCCTCCATTTTTTTGAAATATGAAGCTGCTTCGCGCACCACCGTCTTCTTCAGCGCCTCCACGTCCTGGGCCGGCTTCGTCTTTATCTGCATGTATGTGAACTTCACAGCGTCGCGTATCGCGTTCCGCATCATCGGCTCGGTGGGCCTTGCAGAGGCGAGCGCATCGCCCACCTCCAGAAGCTCCGAGTACAATTCGTCCCTGCTCTTAGCCCTGGATTTTATCACTTGCAGTATGAGGGCCTCCACCGCGCTTTTCGCGACATTCCTGGCGCCCTGCACCTTCAAAGAGGAGATATCCTTCACTATGCGTTCAATCTGCCGGTCCATTTCCACACACCTACAAAAGCTCTTCAGTCGCGCTGACCGCTTTAGAGTATTATCCAACTAATATAAACATTTCCGTTTAAGGGGCATATTCTAGAATTAGCTTCCCCTTAACAACCCCTCTTCTATTATATGCATCAAACCCCCAGTGCTCGGTGCATAAAGCGCTTAGTGTCGTCGGCATTCCGACGACATCTGTACAAGCAAGCTCGGACATCGCGTACACCATCGCCAAACGCTCTGTTTGCCCCTAAAAGGAGTATGTTCCAGAGTTCGCATCCACTTCGCGTGCGCTGGATTTTATATTGAATCTCCCTAAATTCCTCCATGCGCATGAGAAAAATGCCCAGGCCCGAAGTCCTTATCGCAGGCGCGCTCGAGGACGGGAACAGGGTATTGTTCATGACCCGGCGGCTCGGCGAACGCTATGTGCTGGAACTGCCCTGCGTAATCGCGCCCCAGGGCTCTAACCCTGTGCAGAAGCTTTCCGAACTGTTCGCTTCATCGCTCGGTATAGACGCGCAAATCCACGGCATAATCCGCGAGGGCAGGCACAACGCGGGCTCAAGGAGGAGCAAGCGCTGGATTCCTGTGCTGGTTTTCAAAATCACTGCGAAAAAAGCGTTCGCCAAACCCTCTGAAGGCTTAGGATTCGAGTGGCTTGCGATAAAAGACGCGAAGAAACAAAAGCTTTCCAGGAATTGCGAATGGCTCGGCGGATGGGATGCTTAAAATGCTCGGAAAAAACTTCCTCGCGCCCATAGACAATTACACCAACCTGCCGTTCCGGCTGCTCATGCAGAAGCACGGCGCCAAAGCGACCGTGGTCCCTCTTGTTTCAGCGTCCGCGCTCTCGCGCAGCTCCCAGTACGCAAATAGTTTGGAGCTCAGCGAAAAGGAGAGATATCTGGGCGTCCAGCTTGTAGGCTCAATTCCGGCGGATTTTGAAAATGCGGCCAAGGAGATAGTGAAAAAATTCCGGTTCGTGAAATGGATAGACATAAACTCCGGGTGCCCGTCCCCAAAAACCTTCGGCTCAGGCTGCGGCAGCGCCCTGCTTGAAAAACCCGCCCTGCTGAAAAAAATCCTGGCCGCAGTGATGAAAGCCGGGCTTCCAGTCTCTGTGAAAATGCGCCTCGCCCAGAATATGGAAAAAACGCTCGCAGCAGTTTCCGCAGTGCAAAATGCGGACTTCCTCATAGTGCACGGGCGCACCCCGCAGCAGCTCTACTCCGGAAAGGCAGACTGGGAAGCGATAAAGTCAATAAAGGAAAATTCCAAAATCCCGGTAATCGGCAACGGAGACATATGCACGCTGGCCCAGGGAAAATCCCTGGTACGCGAAGGCTTCTGCGACTCCTTCATGATTGGGCGCGCAGCGCTCTCCAACCCGCTCGTTTTTGAAGGAAAAGAACCCGGCGGCGCAGAAGTGAAGAAGCGCATCTTCAGAGAATACCTGCACATCGTTGATAAATATTCCGGACGCCGCCTTTCCGACCTCAGGCTCAAGGCCTTCGAATTCTTCCGCGGCTGCCCAGGAAGCTCCGGGCTGAGGCGCGCGCTTTCAGAGTGCAAGAGCGCGGAAGAGCTTGAAGAGATGGTTTCAAGCTTCGGCCAGTAATTTCTGCGTTGCTGCATATGCTGGCGCACATGGTGCGTGCCAGTGCACACTAATGCACGCCCATGCGGCAAAGGATGCGATAGGTTATTTAACCACGTGCAGGAAAAACCATCCATGGGCGAAATAAACGTAACCATTGATGAGAATGCGCGTCTGTGGCCTGAAAAATACTGGAAAATCGAGCTTGCGGTTTACTCGGCAATCGCATTTTCGCTCCCATTCCTTTTCCCTTCCTCCCAACTCGTCACCGGCACAATAGTGAACGCGCTCCTCATAATCTCAGCCCTGCACTTCAAAGGCCGCCAGGTTCTTCCTGTGGTGATGCTGCCTTCAATCGCGGCCCTGCTCAACGGCGCGGTCTTCGGCCCATTCACCCTTTTCCTGGTTTACATGCTCCCGTTCATCTGGGCCGGAAACTTCCTATTAGTGCATATCATCAGGGAATTGCAATCCGCGGCCAGATTAGGCTATTTCAAAACGCTGGTTCTTGCATCTGTTTCAAAATCAGCGCTCCTTTTCTCAGGAGCGTTCGTTCTCGCGGGCTTATCTTTAGTCCCCTCAGCGCTCCTTTTCCAGATGGGGCCGATGCAGTTCGCGACCGCGCTCATGGGCGGCATCGCGGTGCTCATCCTGCGCCGCTTCGCTCATCTGTTGAAATAGATTAACTCCTCTAGTTTTTTCCTTCCCATCGTTTCCAAAAATTCATCCATGAGCGCCTTCAGTCCAGGACTGTCCAGCGGAGTCTTGCTCCTGGACTCCCCTCCTGCCCTCACTAATCCAGCCCTGCGCTCCTTCACCCTTTCCAGCGCGAGCGGCGGCTGTCCGGGGCCGCCGACGCACCCGTACGGGCACATCATCACTTCCACCATGTGGTATCTCTTCCCGGACTGTATCTCATCGTAAATCTTCTCGAAATTCGGGAACCCCTGCACAACCGCGATGTTCAATTCATGCTTGCCTATTTTCACAGTTTTGGTCCTTATGGCTCCGTCCTCATCCAAATCAACCACTTCCGTTTTTTCGCCCATGAGCCCTGCCATGGTTTCGAGCACAGCGTCGCTCATCCCGCCGCTCACCCCGAACACCATCCCGTCCCTCGAGCTCCCGGGCATGATTTCCGAAAGCGCCCCGTCTTCCATCCTGGCCAGGTCCAAACCCTTGCCTTTGGCCCATTGCGCAAGCTCCACTGTAGTTACAACATAATCCACGTACCTGTGCCCGTTCTTCATCTTCTCATCTGTCTCGTTTTTCTTGAGCGTGCAGGGCATTATCCCCACTATGCTGATGTCGCCGGGCTTCCTGCCGAGCTTCTTCGCCAGGTAAAACCTCGCGACCGCGCCCATGGTCATCTGGGGCGACGCGATTATGGTTATGTTCTTCAGCAGCTCGGGATGCTTGGCCTGCGCGTACGTCCTCCACCCTATGCAGCACGAATTGAATATTGGATATTTCCCGGTCCCTTTCTCCAGCCTTTCCTTCACGTCCATAGCTTCGTAATAAGTCGCTATGTCGGCCCCGAGCGGGGTTTCAACCACGTAATCGAACCCGAGCTTCCTGAGGAGCGATACAATCTTGCCCATTGTGTTTCTCCCTGGCTCGAAGCCGAACATCTCCCCGAGCGCCACCCTTACCGCAGGCGCCACTTCAGCCACCATCAGCTTCCCGCCGGCTTTCTCCTCCTCGAGCTTCCTGAACAGCGGCTCGCCGAACAAAATATTCTCTTTCATGGGCATCGGTTATTCTGCTCGGATTAATCTTTTAAACCAGGCGACTGCGATTCAGAATTTCTTTGCCAGTTCAGCGAAAACAACCGGCACGAGCCCAGCGCCCAGCGCCAATGCCCACTCCCCAGCCCCGAGCGGAGCTATCTTCATTATCTCTGCGAGCGCAGGAACGTACATGAGCGCGCAGTACGCAACCGCAACAATCACTATTGTGAGCAGGAAATAGATGTTCCCAAGCGCTTCTGCGCCCATCCTTTTCTTGGACAGCAGGGGCGCTATGAGGAGCACCTGCCCGACGAGCATGGCGGTGAAGCCCATCGCTCTCGCGGTTTCCTCATCCGCCCCTCCGGAATGCGCAACCCAGTACATTGCCGCAGTCCCCAGGAATACCAGGAATCCGTCAGCGACCAGCCGCGCTATCTCCCCTGAGCCCAGCATCTGTTTTTTCCTGTCCCTCGGGGGCCTCCGCATTATGTCCCTTTCCTCAGGCTCCTGCTCGAAAACTATCGAAACAACCGGGTGCAGCACTATCTCCAGCAGCACGATATGTATCGGCAACAGCAGCAGCGGAAGGCCCAGGAGCGGAAACGCCAGCGCGGTCAGGAATATGGGCACGTGGAACGCTATGAGATACCCGAAAGCCTTCTGCAAATTGTCATATATCCTTCTCCCGTTCCTCACCGCATCCACAATTGTCTTGAAATTGTCGTCAAGCAGCACGAATGCCGCGGCTTCCTTCGAAACCTCGGTGCCCCTCTGGCCCATCGCCACCCCTATGTCCGCCTTCTTGAGCGCAGGCGCGTCGTTTATCCCGTCCCCTGTCACCGCGACGCTGTAGCCGAGCTTCTGCAGGCCCTCCACTATCTTGAGCTTCTGCTCGGGCATCACCCTTGAGAATATGCTGTTGCCCCTCAGCATCCCTAGGAACTCCTTTTCCCCGAGCCCCTCAAGCTGCCTTCCGTCAATCACTTCCCCGTGGTCTATGCTCGCCTGGTGCGCTATCGCGTGCGCGGTGGCCTTGTGGTCCCCGGTCAGCATCACCACCCTTATTCCTGCGCTCTGGCACTCCTCCATCGCGTGCGCAACCCCCTCCCTTATCGGGTCCGCGAAGCCCAGCAGCGCCACGAATTCCAAATCCTTCTCGTCATGCGTGCGCCCTCCTATCTTCTCCAGTTTCCTGGTCGCGAGCGCAAGCACCCGTATCCCCCTCTCGCCCATGCGCTCGTTCGCGTGCAGCACCTTTTTCTTTTCCTCCCCGCCCATCCTGCAAATGCGCAATATTCCTTCAACCGAGCCTTTTGCGCATATCCTCAGCTCCCCTGCATGGCTCCAGACATGGGACATGTGCCTTGTTTTCGCGTCAAACGCGTACTCAGCCGCAAGCTCCCATCTCCCTATCCTGCCTTCCGCATCGCTCCCTTTCGCGTACTCGAACAGCGCCTTTTCCATGAAATCATACGGTTCCTTCTCGCAGGCCATGAGCGAGTAGAGCAGCAATTCCCCAGCTTTTCTCCCATCCCCGGCCAAAAATCCTGCCGCATTTTCCTCAACCGCCATTCCAGGAGTGAAAATCTCCGAGACCGCCATCCTCCCCTGCGTTATCGTCCCTGTCTTGTCCGTGCATATGACATTCACGCTCCCCAGCGTTTCAACCGCCGAGAGCTTCTTCACGAGCGCGTTCGCTTTCGCGAGCCTCCACATCCCCAGGCTCAGGAAGAGCGTGAACACCACAGGGAACTCCTCAGGAATCGCAGCAGTGGCGAGGCTTATCCCGCCTATTACCGCGTGCGACCAGCTTCCGCCGGTGTAAAGCTCCACCCCTATGAGCGCAAGCGAGAGGAAGATTGCGAAAATCCCTATGGTTTCCACTATCTTCTCTATGTCCTTCTGGAGCGGAGTCTTCACAGCTTTGGTTTTCCCGAGCGTCCCGCCGATTTTCCCGTAATGCGTTTGCGAACCGGTCTTCACAACCGCGCAGACCGCTTTGCCGGAAACCACTGTGGTGCCTGCGAAAACAGCGCCAGGGTTCCCGAAAAACTCGTCAGAGAAAAGCTCCTGCCTCTGCTTCGCCATGGGTTCTGATTCGCCGGTGAGCGCGGATTCGTCCACGCTCAAATCCGAAGAGGAGAGTATGGCACAGTCGGCCATCACCATGTCGCCCTCTTCAATAATTACAATATCCCCAGGCACGAGCTCCTCTGACTTTACCTTCATCCTCGCGCCGTTCCTCACCACGCTCACGAACGGCTCGCCGAGCTTCTCCAATTTCTCGAGCGCCTTGTCGGTCTGCAGCTCTATCACTATATCTATCAGTGCGATAGGAACTATCGCCACCAGCATCACCGCCGCGTCCAGCATCTCCCCGAGCGCGAAATACACCGCTGCGGCAATCGCAAGCAGCCAAATCATGGGCTCCTTCAGGAAAGCCAGCATGCCCCATCTTATTTCCTTCTTCTTGGGCACGAGCAGGTTCTTCCCGTATTTCTCCAGCCTTTCCGATACCTCTAAGTCGCCGAGCCCGTTTTTTTCATCAGTCCTGAGCGTTTCGATAAGCTGCTCTAGTCTTGAGCTGTTTTCCATCCCTAAAATTTTATCAGCTACGCTTTAAAGAGTGAGTTTTCCTGCGCTCCAGCGCCAGCATCCTTCTCTTCGCTCTCACGCCTCCTTTCCCGCTGTAGCCCCCCATTCCCCTCGTCCCAATCACCCTATGGCACGGTATGAGCGGAGCAAGCGGATTCTTCGCAAGCGCGTTCCCCACGGCACGCGCAGCACCTGGCTTTCCAATCGCGTTCGCTATTTCAGAATACGCCCTTGTTTCCCCTTCCGGGATTTTCGCGCACTCGTACAGCACCTTCCTCTCAAATTCAGTGAGCGTTCCCAGCTTTTTCAGCTGCGCCTTGCTCAATTCCAATTTCTCACCTGAATCCCCCGCCTCCAGAAGACCCGCCGCTGAACCCTCCGCCACCGGAGCTCCATCCGCCGCTCGAATGCCCTGAGAACCCGCTGTGGCTTTCCAGATGCCTTGTCCCGTACTTGGACAGGTTCCTGACTTCCATGGCGGAATGGTAGAAAACGTACGTGTGCACCCTCGTCCTGTCCATCCCCTCCACTTTTTTCACTAT of Candidatus Micrarchaeia archaeon contains these proteins:
- a CDS encoding [Fe-Fe] hydrogenase large subunit C-terminal domain-containing protein; this translates as MPMKENILFGEPLFRKLEEEKAGGKLMVAEVAPAVRVALGEMFGFEPGRNTMGKIVSLLRKLGFDYVVETPLGADIATYYEAMDVKERLEKGTGKYPIFNSCCIGWRTYAQAKHPELLKNITIIASPQMTMGAVARFYLAKKLGRKPGDISIVGIMPCTLKKNETDEKMKNGHRYVDYVVTTVELAQWAKGKGLDLARMEDGALSEIMPGSSRDGMVFGVSGGMSDAVLETMAGLMGEKTEVVDLDEDGAIRTKTVKIGKHELNIAVVQGFPNFEKIYDEIQSGKRYHMVEVMMCPYGCVGGPGQPPLALERVKERRAGLVRAGGESRSKTPLDSPGLKALMDEFLETMGRKKLEELIYFNR
- a CDS encoding cation-translocating P-type ATPase, whose amino-acid sequence is MENSSRLEQLIETLRTDEKNGLGDLEVSERLEKYGKNLLVPKKKEIRWGMLAFLKEPMIWLLAIAAAVYFALGEMLDAAVMLVAIVPIALIDIVIELQTDKALEKLEKLGEPFVSVVRNGARMKVKSEELVPGDIVIIEEGDMVMADCAILSSSDLSVDESALTGESEPMAKQRQELFSDEFFGNPGAVFAGTTVVSGKAVCAVVKTGSQTHYGKIGGTLGKTKAVKTPLQKDIEKIVETIGIFAIFLSLALIGVELYTGGSWSHAVIGGISLATAAIPEEFPVVFTLFLSLGMWRLAKANALVKKLSAVETLGSVNVICTDKTGTITQGRMAVSEIFTPGMAVEENAAGFLAGDGRKAGELLLYSLMACEKEPYDFMEKALFEYAKGSDAEGRIGRWELAAEYAFDAKTRHMSHVWSHAGELRICAKGSVEGILRICRMGGEEKKKVLHANERMGERGIRVLALATRKLEKIGGRTHDEKDLEFVALLGFADPIREGVAHAMEECQSAGIRVVMLTGDHKATAHAIAHQASIDHGEVIDGRQLEGLGEKEFLGMLRGNSIFSRVMPEQKLKIVEGLQKLGYSVAVTGDGINDAPALKKADIGVAMGQRGTEVSKEAAAFVLLDDNFKTIVDAVRNGRRIYDNLQKAFGYLIAFHVPIFLTALAFPLLGLPLLLLPIHIVLLEIVLHPVVSIVFEQEPEERDIMRRPPRDRKKQMLGSGEIARLVADGFLVFLGTAAMYWVAHSGGADEETARAMGFTAMLVGQVLLIAPLLSKKRMGAEALGNIYFLLTIVIVAVAYCALMYVPALAEIMKIAPLGAGEWALALGAGLVPVVFAELAKKF
- a CDS encoding tRNA-dihydrouridine synthase family protein, producing the protein MLGKNFLAPIDNYTNLPFRLLMQKHGAKATVVPLVSASALSRSSQYANSLELSEKERYLGVQLVGSIPADFENAAKEIVKKFRFVKWIDINSGCPSPKTFGSGCGSALLEKPALLKKILAAVMKAGLPVSVKMRLAQNMEKTLAAVSAVQNADFLIVHGRTPQQLYSGKADWEAIKSIKENSKIPVIGNGDICTLAQGKSLVREGFCDSFMIGRAALSNPLVFEGKEPGGAEVKKRIFREYLHIVDKYSGRRLSDLRLKAFEFFRGCPGSSGLRRALSECKSAEELEEMVSSFGQ
- a CDS encoding MGMT family protein gives rise to the protein MELSKAQLKKLGTLTEFERKVLYECAKIPEGETRAYSEIANAIGKPGAARAVGNALAKNPLAPLIPCHRVIGTRGMGGYSGKGGVRAKRRMLALERRKTHSLKRS